A single Klebsiella variicola DNA region contains:
- a CDS encoding DeoR/GlpR family DNA-binding transcription regulator, with translation MLDYAAFPQQRQALICQILQENGRVVCAELAARLQVSEHTIRRDLHELSREGFCKKVYGGAVLSLPEAGDYSERKDKNRATKLRIAQQCARLVKPGGTIFVDTGTTNLAMAEALPAELALTVVTNSPEIAAVLVKKPLYDVVILGGQVQRASGGCVGAAAVAQVQGMLFDQGFIGGCAMAPESGLTGFDYADCEFKKAVIKQCSEIIVGLTSDKIPAVARFVVAASSDIDVLVVEENISREYRVAFQQHDIRIHTV, from the coding sequence GTGCTCGATTATGCTGCTTTTCCCCAACAGCGACAAGCGTTGATTTGCCAGATCCTGCAGGAAAATGGCAGAGTGGTGTGCGCGGAGCTGGCGGCGCGGCTTCAGGTGTCGGAGCACACCATCCGCCGCGATCTGCATGAACTCAGTCGTGAAGGGTTCTGTAAAAAGGTGTATGGCGGGGCGGTGCTGAGCCTGCCGGAAGCCGGGGACTACAGTGAACGGAAAGATAAAAATCGAGCAACAAAACTCAGGATCGCGCAACAGTGTGCCAGGCTGGTGAAGCCCGGCGGCACGATTTTCGTCGATACCGGGACCACCAATCTGGCGATGGCCGAGGCGCTACCCGCTGAGCTGGCGCTGACGGTGGTAACGAACTCCCCGGAGATCGCCGCGGTACTGGTGAAAAAACCGTTGTATGACGTGGTGATCCTCGGCGGCCAGGTGCAGCGGGCGAGCGGCGGCTGCGTCGGCGCCGCGGCGGTGGCTCAGGTGCAGGGCATGTTATTCGACCAGGGTTTTATCGGCGGCTGCGCCATGGCGCCAGAGTCGGGCCTGACCGGTTTTGACTACGCCGACTGCGAGTTCAAGAAAGCGGTGATTAAGCAGTGCAGCGAAATTATCGTCGGCCTGACCTCGGATAAAATTCCGGCAGTGGCACGGTTTGTGGTGGCCGCGAGCAGCGATATCGATGTGCTGGTGGTGGAAGAGAACATCAGTCGCGAATATCGCGTTGCCTTTCAGCAGCACGATATTCGCATCCATACCGTGTAA
- a CDS encoding SDR family oxidoreductase, with amino-acid sequence MQTIMITGCSSGFGLETARYFLEQGWKVIATMRVLREDLLPASDRLRLVRLDVTSAQSIAEAIAEAGEIDVLVNNAGVGMLNALEGASREAIADLFATNTLGTIAMTQAVIPRFRARRSGTIVNITSAVTLQPMPLLAVYTASKAAVNAFTESLALELRAFNIRVGLILPGRAPQTRFGENARRTMGQLPESYAALGQQILDSIQDNASVTQAVDVAQAVWRMVNDPQPPSRLPAGEDALAMAQASLRRV; translated from the coding sequence ATGCAAACGATAATGATCACCGGCTGTTCATCGGGTTTTGGCCTGGAGACGGCGCGTTATTTTCTCGAGCAAGGCTGGAAGGTTATTGCCACAATGCGGGTTCTACGCGAGGATCTGCTGCCGGCCAGCGACCGTCTGCGGCTGGTGCGTCTTGACGTCACTTCGGCGCAGAGTATCGCAGAGGCCATTGCCGAAGCCGGAGAGATTGATGTGCTGGTTAACAACGCCGGGGTGGGGATGCTTAATGCCCTGGAGGGCGCGTCGCGCGAGGCGATAGCAGACCTGTTTGCCACCAATACCCTGGGAACGATTGCCATGACCCAGGCGGTGATCCCCCGGTTCAGAGCGCGCCGAAGCGGGACGATCGTTAATATTACCTCGGCGGTCACCCTGCAACCGATGCCCCTGCTGGCGGTATACACCGCGAGTAAGGCGGCGGTGAATGCCTTCACGGAGTCGCTGGCGCTGGAGCTCCGTGCTTTTAATATTCGCGTCGGGTTGATCCTCCCGGGACGCGCCCCGCAGACCCGCTTCGGGGAAAACGCTCGTCGAACGATGGGCCAGCTCCCGGAGAGCTATGCGGCGCTCGGGCAGCAGATCCTCGACAGCATCCAGGATAACGCCAGCGTGACGCAGGCTGTCGATGTGGCTCAGGCCGTCTGGCGGATGGTGAACGATCCTCAGCCCCCTTCGCGGCTGCCGGCAGGGGAAGATGCCCTGGCGATGGCGCAGGCCAGTCTTCGCCGTGTCTGA
- a CDS encoding MBL fold metallo-hydrolase — translation MTPAPFYTLTAGDLTVTAVSDGQMSAPLSLLSGITPEEAERLQRNAGLASPEAIAIGAYLIRGRGHTVLVDTGTGGVNGVGGALIATLALLGVRPEEIDTILLTHAHPDHIGGLLTATGAPAYPNATVFLPSRERAYWLAESTLDNASDRGRRNVLLVHRVLAICAAQIREVDGEETVAGIHPCPLPGHTPGHTGYRLETGDTSLLIWGDIVHFPTIQTTRTSVSVAFDVDPEQARQTRECLLRQAASEQWLIAGMHLGLPGFARVVETPYGYLLQSV, via the coding sequence ATGACACCAGCTCCCTTTTATACGTTGACCGCAGGCGATCTGACGGTGACCGCCGTCAGTGATGGTCAGATGTCGGCGCCACTGTCCTTACTCTCGGGTATCACGCCTGAGGAGGCGGAGCGCCTGCAGCGGAACGCCGGGTTAGCCTCACCGGAGGCCATTGCGATCGGCGCCTACCTTATCCGCGGACGCGGGCACACCGTACTGGTGGATACCGGCACCGGGGGAGTCAATGGCGTCGGCGGTGCGCTTATCGCCACTCTGGCGCTGCTCGGCGTACGCCCTGAGGAGATTGACACCATCCTCCTCACCCACGCGCACCCGGATCACATCGGCGGGTTGCTGACGGCAACCGGCGCCCCGGCGTATCCCAACGCCACGGTGTTCCTGCCTTCGCGGGAACGCGCTTACTGGCTGGCGGAATCCACACTGGACAACGCCAGCGATCGCGGCCGGCGCAACGTGCTGCTCGTCCACCGCGTACTGGCAATCTGCGCGGCGCAAATTCGCGAAGTTGATGGTGAGGAGACGGTCGCCGGGATCCACCCGTGCCCTCTGCCCGGCCATACGCCCGGCCATACCGGGTATCGTCTCGAGACGGGCGATACCTCGCTGCTCATCTGGGGGGATATTGTCCATTTCCCGACCATTCAGACCACCCGGACGTCGGTGTCGGTCGCCTTCGACGTCGATCCTGAACAGGCCCGACAAACCCGGGAATGTCTGCTGCGCCAGGCCGCCAGCGAACAATGGCTGATCGCCGGCATGCATCTTGGTTTGCCCGGCTTTGCCAGGGTGGTGGAGACGCCTTATGGTTATCTGTTGCAGTCGGTGTAA
- a CDS encoding SfnB family sulfur acquisition oxidoreductase, whose protein sequence is MMSASSPAQPYTQSTPQAHIIASDAEALAIAHEIAAVLKPGAAERDRTGIVPAEIVNTYSNSGLWGITVPRRFGGAEVSAATLAQVIAILSAADPSLGQIPQNHYCLLEDIRLQGSDDQQAFFFAQVLQGYRFANALSETGGKTVLDIRTRIEEGADGLRINGRKGYCTGSLYAHWIGILALDADDRAQLAFVPQNSPGLTVVNDWACLGQRTTASGTVLADNLPVNPFHLFPTWKSYASPTLAGPFAQLTTAAIDAGIARAALDDTVAFVRHSARPWIDAGVAQASDDPLTIYHIGQLDSRLAAADALLERAGRVLDRYKNDLSEEHVAEASLAVARAKIWTTEVALEAASRLFELGGTRATGESLNLDRHWRNARVHTLHDPVRWKYQLLGNWVLNGIRPQRHDWN, encoded by the coding sequence ATGATGTCAGCCAGTTCACCCGCACAGCCTTACACCCAGTCCACGCCGCAGGCGCATATTATTGCCAGCGATGCGGAAGCCCTCGCCATCGCCCATGAGATCGCCGCCGTGCTCAAACCCGGCGCCGCCGAGCGCGACCGGACGGGCATTGTCCCGGCGGAGATCGTCAACACCTATTCCAACAGCGGACTGTGGGGCATCACGGTGCCGCGCCGCTTTGGCGGCGCCGAGGTCTCGGCCGCGACCCTCGCGCAGGTTATCGCCATTCTCTCTGCAGCGGATCCGTCGTTAGGCCAGATACCCCAGAACCACTACTGCCTGCTGGAGGATATTCGTCTGCAGGGTAGCGACGACCAGCAGGCGTTCTTTTTCGCCCAGGTATTACAGGGCTATCGCTTCGCCAATGCCCTGTCGGAAACCGGGGGGAAAACGGTCCTTGATATTCGTACCCGTATCGAGGAAGGCGCAGACGGTCTGCGGATCAATGGCCGTAAAGGCTACTGCACCGGCTCGCTGTACGCCCACTGGATTGGCATTCTGGCGCTGGACGCCGACGACCGCGCCCAGCTCGCTTTCGTCCCCCAGAACAGCCCGGGGCTGACGGTGGTCAACGACTGGGCGTGCCTCGGTCAGCGCACCACCGCCAGCGGCACCGTGCTGGCCGATAATCTTCCGGTTAATCCTTTCCACCTTTTCCCAACCTGGAAGTCCTACGCCAGCCCGACCCTTGCCGGCCCGTTCGCCCAGCTGACCACCGCGGCGATAGACGCCGGGATCGCCCGCGCGGCGCTGGACGATACCGTGGCGTTCGTACGCCACAGCGCCCGGCCGTGGATCGACGCCGGTGTGGCGCAGGCGAGCGACGATCCGCTGACTATCTACCATATCGGTCAACTGGACAGCCGCCTTGCCGCAGCCGACGCGCTGCTGGAGCGGGCGGGACGGGTGCTCGACCGCTATAAAAATGACCTCAGCGAGGAGCATGTCGCCGAGGCGTCGCTGGCCGTCGCCCGCGCCAAAATCTGGACCACCGAAGTGGCGCTGGAGGCCGCCAGCCGCCTGTTCGAGCTGGGGGGTACTCGCGCCACCGGTGAGTCGCTCAACCTCGACCGCCACTGGCGCAATGCCCGGGTGCACACCCTGCACGACCCGGTTCGCTGGAAGTATCAGCTGCTTGGCAACTGGGTGCTGAACGGCATTCGCCCGCAACGACATGACTGGAACTGA
- a CDS encoding carbonic anhydrase, whose product MQHIIEGFLNFQKEIFPQRKELFRSLASSQNPKALFISCSDSRLVPELVTQQEPGQLFVIRNAGNIVPSFGPEPGGVSATIEYAVVALGVTDIVICGHSNCGAMKAIATCQCLEPMPAVSHWLRYADAAKAVVEKKTWASETDKVNGMVQENVIAQLNNIKTHPSVAVGLRDHTLRLHGWFYDIESGDIQALDKNTKSFVSLSENPDVFFE is encoded by the coding sequence ATGCAACATATCATTGAGGGCTTCCTCAACTTCCAGAAAGAGATCTTCCCCCAGCGTAAAGAGCTCTTCCGTAGCCTGGCCTCCAGCCAGAATCCCAAAGCGCTTTTCATCTCCTGTTCAGACAGCCGTCTGGTGCCTGAACTGGTAACCCAGCAGGAGCCGGGACAGCTCTTTGTCATTCGTAACGCCGGGAATATCGTGCCGTCTTTCGGGCCGGAGCCAGGTGGCGTTTCTGCTACCATCGAATATGCCGTCGTTGCGCTGGGCGTGACGGATATCGTGATCTGCGGCCACTCCAACTGCGGCGCGATGAAAGCGATCGCCACCTGCCAGTGCCTTGAGCCGATGCCGGCGGTGTCCCACTGGCTGCGCTATGCTGATGCCGCGAAAGCAGTGGTGGAAAAGAAAACCTGGGCCAGCGAAACCGATAAGGTCAACGGCATGGTGCAGGAAAACGTCATCGCTCAGTTGAACAACATCAAAACCCATCCGTCGGTGGCGGTCGGTCTGCGCGACCATACCCTGCGCCTGCACGGCTGGTTCTACGACATTGAAAGCGGCGACATTCAGGCGCTGGATAAAAACACGAAATCCTTTGTTTCGCTGTCGGAAAATCCGGACGTCTTCTTCGAATAA
- a CDS encoding methionine ABC transporter permease: MTSLLAFFAEIDWNDVAQAALDTLTMLAWSLGWTVLLGLPLGIVLYLTGEPRLLYAPRLYRLLSLCVNVLRSLPFIILLIVMIPVTTLLTGTSLGVEGTIPPLVAGCAPFFARLVETALREVEHGLVEASWSMGGSTWQLIWHTLLPESRAGLIAAVTVTAILLVDYTSMAGVIGGGGLGDLAIRFGYQRFQTDVMVVTVLMLIALVQLLQMSGDRLVRYVSRK, translated from the coding sequence ATGACGAGTCTGCTGGCGTTTTTCGCGGAAATCGACTGGAACGATGTGGCCCAGGCCGCCCTCGATACCCTTACCATGCTGGCCTGGTCGCTGGGATGGACCGTACTGCTGGGGCTTCCGCTGGGGATTGTGCTCTATCTCACCGGTGAGCCGCGTTTGCTGTACGCCCCGCGCCTTTACCGCCTGCTGTCATTGTGCGTCAACGTACTGCGATCCCTGCCGTTCATCATTTTGCTCATCGTGATGATCCCGGTGACCACGTTGCTGACCGGCACCTCGCTGGGGGTGGAAGGAACCATTCCGCCGCTGGTCGCCGGCTGCGCCCCGTTCTTCGCCCGGCTGGTGGAAACCGCCCTGCGCGAAGTGGAGCACGGCCTGGTGGAGGCCAGCTGGTCGATGGGCGGCAGCACCTGGCAGCTTATCTGGCACACGCTGCTGCCGGAGTCGCGGGCCGGGCTGATCGCCGCCGTGACCGTGACGGCCATTTTGCTGGTCGACTACACCTCGATGGCGGGGGTGATCGGCGGCGGCGGGCTGGGCGATCTGGCCATTCGTTTTGGTTATCAGCGCTTTCAGACTGACGTGATGGTGGTCACCGTCCTGATGCTGATTGCGCTGGTACAGCTTCTGCAAATGAGCGGCGACCGCCTGGTGCGCTACGTCAGCCGCAAATAA
- a CDS encoding AraC family transcriptional regulator, which yields MSDPLAEVIAMLNLRAVLTKTVEGAGDWRVIRSDQGLSFYGVVLEGGCRLEIDQHEPQILRAGDFILIPAAYRFALTSLTPPPSPALETIPVQLAEGHFRLGALDKPAQMQALIGHCASGSTNASLLASLLPAFVVVRNQPRLATFVGLLKEEAQADRAGKSFVLARMVELLFIEAIRSCGTLATPGLMRGLSDPRVAQAIRLLHQAPARRWTVNALAADCALSRSTLFERFTDLTGMTPMGYLLGWRMTLAMQWLSETGISIADIAERIGYGSASAFSVAFTRYTGISPGKYARQRATQPPPGPALT from the coding sequence ATGAGCGATCCGTTGGCGGAGGTTATTGCCATGCTAAATCTCAGAGCGGTGCTGACCAAAACCGTTGAGGGGGCGGGAGACTGGCGAGTGATACGCTCGGACCAGGGGTTGTCATTTTATGGCGTCGTGCTGGAAGGCGGCTGTCGGCTGGAAATAGACCAGCATGAGCCGCAGATCCTGCGCGCCGGGGATTTTATTCTGATCCCGGCGGCGTACCGCTTCGCGCTAACCAGCCTGACCCCGCCCCCTTCACCGGCGCTGGAGACCATCCCGGTGCAACTGGCGGAGGGACACTTTCGGCTGGGAGCCCTCGACAAGCCTGCGCAGATGCAGGCGCTGATTGGCCACTGCGCTTCCGGTTCAACGAACGCCAGCCTGCTGGCCTCGCTGTTGCCAGCCTTTGTGGTGGTCCGCAATCAACCGCGGCTGGCCACCTTTGTCGGGCTGCTGAAAGAGGAAGCGCAGGCGGATCGCGCGGGCAAATCTTTCGTTCTGGCGCGGATGGTTGAGCTACTTTTTATCGAGGCCATCCGTTCCTGCGGAACGCTCGCGACCCCCGGTCTGATGCGCGGGCTGAGCGACCCGCGGGTCGCTCAGGCAATCCGCCTGCTGCATCAGGCCCCCGCCAGACGCTGGACGGTCAACGCCCTGGCCGCCGACTGCGCGCTGTCTCGCTCGACGTTATTTGAACGCTTTACCGACCTGACCGGGATGACCCCGATGGGCTATCTGTTAGGCTGGCGAATGACCCTGGCCATGCAGTGGCTGAGCGAGACGGGCATCAGCATTGCGGATATCGCCGAGCGCATCGGCTATGGCTCGGCCAGCGCGTTCAGCGTAGCTTTTACCCGCTATACCGGGATATCGCCGGGGAAATATGCCCGCCAGCGGGCGACGCAGCCTCCCCCCGGGCCAGCCCTGACTTAA
- a CDS encoding zinc-dependent alcohol dehydrogenase family protein → MMKAWTVKKPGSLENLQLVDLADPGAPAAGEIRVELHATSLNYHDLLVATGVIPTADRRILMADGAGVVEAVGAGVNEFQPGDRVVAGFFPQWLDGHPGPLVSDFSQTPGDGAEGFACQYVVRPASHFTHAPEGWSFREAATITTSGLTAWRALVVEGRLKAGDTVLTLGTGGVSITALQLAKSMGAQVIVTSSSDEKLARARALGADHLINYRTTPAWGAAVQDITGHRGADLILELGGPGTLGQSFEAVSVGGHIALIGVLTGFEGHVPTHLLMSKQARLQGLVVGNRRQQQDYVNALNLQASRPVIDKVFDFTALPDAFRYLQSGAHFGKICVEW, encoded by the coding sequence ATGATGAAAGCCTGGACAGTCAAAAAACCCGGTTCGCTTGAGAACCTGCAGCTTGTCGATCTTGCTGACCCCGGGGCGCCCGCTGCAGGAGAGATCCGGGTGGAGCTGCACGCCACCTCGCTGAACTACCATGATTTGCTGGTCGCAACGGGGGTAATTCCCACCGCCGATCGGCGGATCCTGATGGCGGATGGCGCCGGCGTGGTGGAAGCGGTTGGCGCCGGAGTGAACGAATTTCAGCCGGGTGACCGGGTGGTCGCTGGCTTTTTCCCGCAGTGGCTGGATGGCCACCCCGGTCCGCTGGTGAGCGACTTCAGTCAGACCCCGGGCGATGGCGCGGAGGGGTTCGCCTGCCAGTATGTCGTCAGGCCGGCCAGCCATTTTACCCATGCGCCTGAGGGGTGGAGTTTCAGGGAGGCGGCAACCATCACCACCTCCGGTCTTACCGCCTGGCGCGCGCTGGTCGTCGAAGGACGGTTAAAAGCAGGCGATACGGTGCTGACGCTTGGTACCGGCGGCGTGTCGATAACCGCCCTGCAGCTGGCGAAAAGTATGGGCGCGCAGGTGATCGTCACCTCGTCGTCAGATGAAAAACTCGCCCGCGCTCGCGCCCTGGGGGCCGATCATCTCATCAATTACCGCACCACCCCGGCATGGGGCGCCGCGGTGCAGGATATCACCGGCCATCGCGGGGCCGATCTCATTCTGGAGCTGGGCGGTCCGGGCACCCTGGGGCAGTCGTTCGAGGCGGTCAGTGTTGGCGGACACATCGCCCTGATCGGCGTCCTGACCGGCTTCGAGGGCCATGTCCCCACCCATCTGCTGATGAGTAAACAGGCCCGACTGCAGGGGCTGGTGGTAGGTAATAGACGGCAACAACAGGACTACGTCAACGCCCTGAACCTGCAGGCGTCGCGGCCGGTTATCGATAAAGTGTTTGATTTTACAGCCTTACCGGATGCCTTTCGCTATCTGCAAAGCGGCGCCCATTTTGGCAAAATTTGCGTGGAGTGGTGA
- a CDS encoding YdgH/BhsA/McbA-like domain containing protein, whose product MKSIKTFVAVAALSLFSSVSFAQSVSATASTLDRAEAKIAAQAAEQGASYKITSAQFNNRVHMTAELSK is encoded by the coding sequence ATGAAATCCATCAAAACTTTCGTTGCAGTTGCGGCACTGTCTCTGTTCTCTTCTGTCAGCTTCGCCCAGAGCGTCAGCGCTACCGCCTCGACCCTGGACCGGGCTGAAGCAAAAATCGCCGCCCAGGCCGCGGAACAGGGTGCATCCTATAAAATCACCAGCGCCCAGTTTAATAATCGCGTCCACATGACGGCTGAACTGAGCAAATAA
- a CDS encoding winged helix-turn-helix domain-containing protein → MTKGYKLLGYKLADNIFYCLHHREIIALRGTRTQVQLRSTMACLLEYLLAHGRERVVSDEELMINVWEKNNLRPSAQRLWQVIQTLKSRLSQAGVESALIIRVKCAGYYINNAVVAEIYSFKPPGMMNYINASPADMNKLLVRS, encoded by the coding sequence ATGACTAAGGGCTATAAACTGCTTGGCTATAAGTTAGCAGATAATATTTTCTACTGCCTGCATCATCGGGAAATTATCGCGCTGCGAGGGACGCGAACGCAAGTTCAGCTACGCAGTACCATGGCCTGTTTACTGGAATATCTGTTGGCGCATGGCAGAGAACGGGTGGTCAGCGATGAAGAGTTGATGATTAACGTCTGGGAAAAAAATAACCTTCGCCCGTCTGCGCAGCGATTATGGCAGGTTATTCAGACGTTAAAATCCCGTCTTAGCCAGGCAGGCGTTGAAAGCGCATTAATTATTCGGGTCAAGTGCGCCGGGTATTATATTAACAATGCTGTCGTAGCCGAAATTTACTCATTCAAACCACCGGGCATGATGAATTATATTAATGCCTCGCCTGCTGATATGAATAAACTTCTGGTACGCAGCTAA
- a CDS encoding LysR substrate-binding domain-containing protein: MRRKIPSSAALLAFEAAARHGNFARAAAELALTEGAISRQIARLEALLDSKLFDRTGSRVRLNPAGARYARQVREILARLERDTHDVSGMPSDGHSLEIAVLPTFASRWLIPRLGRFAAQHPHIVVNIAARSDPFILPGSGFDAAIHFDHPAWTGMDVMFLFEEYLLPVCHAALLTNDDLPGQLNRLPRIHRRQNPDAWLLYARECGLALDNPAQGPRYDLHEMAIAAVLSQQGVALVPKMYVESELRAGTLVAPWPGSPTLAKRFCLIKPGGGEGELALQVFERWLQTEIAAG; this comes from the coding sequence ATGCGTCGTAAAATCCCCAGCAGCGCTGCGCTACTGGCTTTTGAGGCCGCTGCCCGTCACGGCAACTTTGCCCGCGCGGCGGCGGAACTCGCGTTAACGGAAGGGGCCATCAGCCGGCAGATTGCCCGTCTGGAAGCGCTCCTCGACAGTAAACTCTTCGACAGGACGGGGAGCCGGGTGCGGCTCAATCCGGCTGGCGCCCGCTATGCCCGCCAGGTACGCGAGATCCTCGCCCGTCTGGAGCGGGATACCCACGATGTCAGCGGGATGCCCTCCGATGGACATAGCCTGGAGATCGCCGTGCTCCCCACCTTTGCCAGCCGCTGGTTAATCCCCCGGCTTGGACGCTTTGCAGCGCAGCATCCGCATATCGTGGTCAATATTGCCGCCCGCAGCGATCCCTTCATCCTCCCGGGCAGCGGTTTTGATGCCGCCATCCATTTTGATCACCCGGCGTGGACTGGCATGGATGTGATGTTTTTGTTCGAGGAGTATCTGCTGCCGGTCTGTCATGCGGCGTTGCTGACGAATGACGATCTCCCCGGGCAACTGAACCGATTGCCGCGCATTCACCGGCGGCAGAACCCTGACGCCTGGCTGCTCTATGCCCGGGAATGCGGGTTGGCGCTGGATAATCCGGCGCAGGGGCCGCGCTACGATCTGCATGAGATGGCCATCGCCGCGGTACTGAGCCAGCAGGGGGTGGCGCTGGTGCCGAAGATGTATGTGGAAAGCGAGCTGCGCGCCGGGACGCTGGTCGCTCCGTGGCCGGGCTCCCCGACGCTGGCCAAGCGCTTTTGTCTGATCAAACCCGGTGGCGGGGAGGGAGAGCTGGCGCTGCAGGTGTTTGAGCGCTGGCTGCAGACGGAGATTGCAGCCGGTTAA
- a CDS encoding LysE family translocator, with amino-acid sequence MFLSSLMAIAAVLIMGVISPGPSFIFVARNAVARSRVHGLVTALGTGAGAAIFSIMAMLGLQKVLTAVPELFIGLKVAGGLYLLWLGYKIFRGSAQPMDFSASGMAGNHSLLKTFRDGLYTQLSNPKTALVFASIFTALLPAQIPTAFYYIVPLMSFLIDVSWYSLVALVLSADRPRRVYLRLKRRIDIATATVLGALGLRLIATSLTR; translated from the coding sequence ATGTTCTTATCCAGCCTGATGGCCATTGCCGCGGTGCTGATCATGGGCGTGATCAGTCCCGGCCCAAGCTTTATCTTTGTCGCGCGCAATGCCGTCGCTCGCTCGCGCGTGCACGGTCTGGTGACCGCCCTCGGTACTGGCGCCGGCGCCGCCATTTTTTCCATTATGGCGATGCTGGGCCTGCAGAAGGTGCTCACCGCGGTGCCGGAGCTGTTTATTGGCCTGAAAGTAGCGGGCGGGCTCTACCTGTTATGGCTGGGCTATAAGATTTTCCGCGGGTCGGCGCAGCCGATGGACTTTTCCGCCAGCGGCATGGCTGGCAACCATTCGCTGCTGAAGACCTTCCGCGATGGGCTGTATACCCAGCTGAGCAATCCCAAAACCGCGCTGGTGTTCGCCTCAATTTTTACCGCTCTGCTGCCAGCGCAGATCCCCACCGCGTTTTACTACATCGTGCCGCTGATGAGCTTTCTGATTGACGTCAGCTGGTATTCGCTGGTGGCGCTGGTGCTGTCTGCCGATCGCCCGCGGCGCGTCTACCTGCGGCTGAAGCGGCGGATCGACATCGCCACCGCGACGGTGCTAGGGGCGCTGGGCCTGCGGCTTATCGCCACCTCCCTCACCCGCTAA
- a CDS encoding VOC family protein, which translates to MKIAHFALWTQQLDVQARFWVEFFAASINEKYLSQTNPGFASYFVTIDDEVVIELMTRPGLQPASADNNHTGWAHLALSVGGAEQVDALAQRAEDAGILVSPPRTTGDGYYEAVIADPDGNLIEIVA; encoded by the coding sequence ATGAAAATTGCCCATTTCGCCCTGTGGACCCAACAGCTCGACGTCCAGGCCCGCTTCTGGGTGGAGTTCTTTGCCGCCAGCATCAATGAAAAATACCTCAGCCAGACCAACCCCGGCTTTGCCTCCTATTTTGTCACCATCGACGACGAGGTGGTGATCGAGCTGATGACCAGGCCTGGCCTGCAGCCGGCCAGCGCGGATAATAACCATACCGGCTGGGCGCATCTGGCCCTCTCGGTAGGCGGGGCGGAACAGGTCGATGCCCTCGCCCAACGCGCCGAGGATGCGGGGATACTGGTTTCGCCGCCGCGTACCACCGGCGACGGCTATTATGAGGCGGTGATCGCCGATCCCGATGGCAACCTGATTGAAATCGTCGCATAG
- a CDS encoding CatA-like O-acetyltransferase, family 1, whose amino-acid sequence MARYRIIDTATWPRRDHFTFYRQFANPSFNLCVPIAAQRLYECAKDRRVSFFQLALYALLRAANGVPQLRQRVRNDEVIEYDSLAVMTPVMTVEEGFRQVWCDNAPEFTAFSDAATPKIVAARETTPAPLIVDGEHFICASCLPWLHFTSMTHAEYAVGAAVPALTWGKLQNGVIPVAGRFNHAFVDGLHASRFFALVEEGFSDPERLWQPLTETAPSLLAPAAKKR is encoded by the coding sequence ATGGCACGTTACCGAATTATCGACACCGCGACCTGGCCCCGCCGGGACCATTTCACCTTTTACCGACAATTTGCCAACCCCAGCTTTAACCTCTGTGTCCCGATAGCGGCGCAGCGCCTGTACGAATGTGCGAAGGACCGTCGGGTCTCGTTTTTTCAGCTTGCGCTCTATGCGCTGCTGCGCGCGGCCAACGGAGTACCGCAGCTACGGCAACGCGTGCGCAATGATGAGGTGATTGAATATGACAGCCTGGCGGTAATGACGCCGGTGATGACCGTCGAGGAAGGATTCCGCCAGGTATGGTGCGACAACGCCCCCGAGTTCACCGCCTTCAGCGATGCGGCAACGCCGAAGATCGTCGCGGCAAGAGAGACAACGCCGGCGCCGCTCATCGTCGATGGCGAGCATTTTATCTGCGCCAGTTGTCTGCCGTGGCTCCACTTCACCTCGATGACCCATGCGGAATATGCCGTAGGCGCGGCGGTGCCCGCGCTTACCTGGGGGAAACTACAGAACGGCGTGATCCCGGTGGCCGGGCGGTTTAACCATGCCTTCGTCGACGGTCTCCACGCCAGCCGCTTTTTTGCTCTCGTGGAAGAGGGATTTAGCGACCCCGAGCGGCTCTGGCAACCGTTAACCGAGACCGCACCCTCACTGCTCGCCCCTGCGGCAAAGAAACGCTGA